CTGGCTCAACTATTGGCATCCTATGGGCAGTATCCTTCCCTTAGTTGGCTCCAGCATTATTTACAACGCAGGACTCCACGGGCATTCCTTAGTTGCAGACATCATACATTCTGATGGTTGggctcccctcccctcccctcagTTGGCTATAATCTGGAATGCCCTTCCTTCCATCGCTAGAAGGCCTCTGGGTTCGGGAGACATTGTTACTAAGGCGCCCTAGTCTTCGGGTCTCTTCAGTGCTACAGCTTGGAATCTCATCAGATCTAGGGGGCCTACCTCCACTTGGCTCaaaattgtttggttcaagGGCCATATCCCTAGCCATAGCTTATGTCTGGCATGCTGTTtccaactgcctcccaatgCAGTCGTCTCTCATTCACCGTCAGATCCATGTCTCCCCAGCATGTTGTCTTTGTTGGAACAGCTCGGAAAGTGTTGACCACCTAATTTTGTGTGTCCATTCTCTTCCACTATTTGGCCTGGGGTTTTGGAAAAATGTTGGCCTAGGCTTGGAGAATTATCCCCTTCCGGAGTGTAGATTTAGGTTGACATGACCTTTGACGTGAAGTATCTATGTGATAAGATTGGCAAGTTGGCTTTTGGCGCAAcatgttgtttttgttggaacGGCTCGGAAAGTGTTGACCACCTATTTTTTTTGTGTACATTCTCTTCCACTTTTTAgcctagggttttggaaaaatgTTGGCCTAGGCGGTGGAGAATTATCCCCTTCCAGAGTGTAtatttgggttgacatgaccTTTGCCATGAAGTCTCTTTGTGATATGATTGGCAAGTTGGCTTTCAGCGCAACAATGTcacatatttggatggagtgcAATTAAAGGAGATGGACCTACAATTCTAGATCCTTTCGTCAGATTTGGGCCTTCATCTCCTTTGAAGTTTCTACAAAAATTTCAGGTTCCTCCGCTTCTTGTGTGTTCTCCCCAAGGagcaggcatattgttgtttcctagGGCCTTCCCTGTTCCTTGCTTTGCCCCTTTCCCCCCTAATGGGATGTGTTAGTCTTATGTATTGTAggtagtttctttctttcttctctgccctctaatttggggttttctctatatttctcttctttggtaatgaatattTAGTCaccatcccaaaaaaaaactaaccaTAGCTAGATGAGGAAACTATAGCCATCAGGGCATATCCATCAACTTATGAGGCAACATCGGATGTTTGTCCTCCTTGTTTCATCTTAATGGTATTACATGCACCATCATAGAGGATACTAGCCTAAACTGCCACGCCGTCCCAAGAGAACGTTATAATGTGCAAAGGGACTAACTAGGCAAGGCACATGGTAGTGAAGAGGCCGAACTATAGATTTACTCAAACTTCATTGGCCTATTCTCTAGCAGTAAGTCCAAAACCTCGCACATGGACCATCTTGAAGAGTTGCTTTAGCCGAAGGTTAAGTGTTCAAACTAGGTCGACTGAGATTAGGTTGGGTTCTACTCCTGTGTCAAGAATTATATAAACTATCGTAGAATCCTAATCGTGTAATAAAATACCCATCTGTCTAAGAAAGGGGTAAGACTAGCTAAATGAGCTTCTATCCATCCCATCATCAAATTCAAGACCATAATCGGGCTCATTTGGATCCAGATTCAAGACAGGTTCACAAATTGGCACAACATCCTTGTTGTCCATCTTTGCCAACTACCTCTCAACTATCACAGAATGGGCCTTGTGGGGACACTTGTTGCTGAAGTGACCTTTCTGGCCACAATTGCAACACAATTTTTTTCAGCCACTTGTTTCCTTGGGATTCCTctggcttcttttcttcaacCTTGTGATGAtcaattttcctttcttcagTCATGGGTGTAGGTTTATAGGCTGAATAAGTGTAATATCCAAAAAGTCCTAGAAACCCTAATGGTGGTATACATGCTAAGGTacacatgatttaattttaaTATGAATTGTATGTATGCAATGTTATGCGTGCACCaattatatattaaatatgATGTATGCTTGTGTATTATTCGTCGTGACACCACTTGTCGTAGATATATACGCAAAATTAGAGTGTCTGAAGTCAaagaaggatgaaagtaggcaagacaccGGGCCCAAATAGAGTTCCAATCGAAGTGGAAAAGCCTAGGATTGCGTGGTTTAGCCTGGCtaaccaaactgtttaacaagattttgaacacaaagaaaatgccggatgaatggagaagcattgtgatcccaatctacaaaaataaaggtgatattcagaccTGCAATAACTATAGCAGCATGAAGCTAATGAGCCATatgatgaagttatgggagaggattATCAATACCCGCTTGAGAAAAGAAACTACCATTTCaaagaaccaatttggctttatgctaggtagatccacgatggaagccagattttacttaggagactcatggaaaggtatagagagggcaagaagAATCTTCATatagtctttattgacctagaaaaagcctatgattgagtccctagagagctaatctggcacattctagagaagagaaaggcGACATATAAAtacgtggacataattaaagatatgtatgacgGCATGGTGACTGGCGTAAGATCggtggggggtcaaggtagtgagttTCAAATTACACTTGggctacatcaaggatcaactttaagcccttatttgtttgcacttctCATGGATGCTTTAACTAGAGACATACAAGATGagattccttggtgtatgctttttgctgatgatattgtgttggtggatgagacaaaagtaaggattaacgccaagttaagagttatggagatctacCTTGAAGTCAAAGggtcttaagataagtagaacaaagaccgagtacatgatgtgtaactttagccacaATATGTCGGTTAATAAGGTGGTCAAAAGTGAGGATAAAGAGATACCTCAATGTGATTATTTTAAATATCTTGGATCTATCATAACTAAAGacggtgatatagaggatgttgtttcccaaagaattaaaataggatggctGAAGTGGAGAAGTGCAAGTGGCGTTCTGTGTGATTGGTGTATCCCTTTAAAACTAAGGGAAATTTTAAGATAGTCGGCTCCTTTGGCCACTTCCTAAGAGCAGATCAGAGCACTATTACTTTAACCCATCCCATGCATGCACGTGTTTGCATGGAGGTCGATGTATCCAATCCATTACCAACCAAAGTTTGGATCGGTACAGGGCCAAATGAAGGCTTTTGGCAGAAACTACAGTTTGAAGGTAATATCTCTTTCTGCAAACAGGACTGCCATATGACCTGCTATGATATATGAAATGAAATGTTGGGTTGTGAAGAAACGGCACGTAGATAAACCTAGTGtggtggagatgaggatgttgagatggatgtgtggcaagactaggaagGAAAAAGTatggaatgaccatattagatcTGACTTGGGAGTAGCCCCTACACTTGAGAAGCTTCgtgagagtcatttgaggtggcatggtcatgttcaatggaagCCTTGGGATgaccagtacggaggagtgagtTGATTCAGGTTGACGAAtataaaagagctaggggcaggcctaaattgACCCTAGGAGAAGAAGTGAGGatagacatgcatagtttggaCCTTCCCTCTAGTATggcctcaaatagagctgagtGGAGTGGAAAGTGGTTTTCCCTGTGAATCTGTCGATGTTGTTGTGCTGTCGTCCTTTTActattatttcattttattatctttgcaaggatccatgtagccaactccatttagttgggctaagcctgggataaggctgagttgttgtttgcCTGTGTATGGTACATGCAAGAGAGGTTGGTTCAACCATGAACCaagaaaaattctgtttttctaAATTAGGCAATGGTGGATAATGTTTAAGCTTTTGAATAACAGGTCATGTGCAATGATAACCAGCCAgtactatggatagatatcAGTAACTTTTTGGTTGGAACTTGGCCAGCAGTTGAGATAAGGATTTGGCCTGCTTAGATAAAGATTAAGCAGCATATTTAGGTACTAATTCAGcaagttctctttttttttttggaataggtTTTGGCCCAGCAGAATAGGAATAAACCCAGCCGTTTGCGAAGAGTCATGTGCAACTGAAATTAGAAGTTTGCTGTTATACGGTTTCTTAAATTCAAAGTTCATGATGTTTGGGTTTCTAGAAGACAGATCCCGAACGAATATGTGAGATTGGTTATTAAGTTATATGAGATCCTTTTTTTTAAGATTAGACGACCTATTCTATAATTGGTTGTAgtgagaaaggaaaggaaagaatcCCAGAGTATATGGGACTCTCCTCTAATGCATGTGCAGCATGAAATctcaaaaaacaaaggaaaacgtGGCAAGAAAACAGAAGGATTTCAGAATCGTATGTACCTCTCTTGGGTCGGTTTTGGGAGTATTAAAAAGAGGGTGGTCATGTGCGAATGCCTATTCTTAAGCAgcgactgagagagagagaaagcagcCCCAACGAGAGAAATTCATGAGAGAAAACGAAAGGAAGGTTGACTGTGTGTGGTTGAGAGAAAGTAGTCggagagagggaaggagagaaaatcggagaagaaagtaaaaaagggagagagttGTCCGTGCACTGCCCTGGAGAAAAAGTAGGGCGGGAGGGAGCTCCTCCATGTTTTGGAGGCTGGAAAGGGGAAGAATCCCCCACGTTTAAGAGAGCCTGCTGCAACCTTGATTATCAGTAGattggaaggagagaaaaaaaagtgtctgataaaagaaaaagaagatagagttTCTGTTTTACTGCTGCATTTCTCCTTGAGATCCCTATGTGCTTTCATAGAGatttgaagaaggaagaagaaggttgcTACTGTGGCTGCATTTTCCTTCTAAGATCTCCTCTTGATGTGTTTTGATGTTCGTCGAAGAAAGGAATGGGTCATATTTGGCTGCCGCATTCGCTTCCTCGAGTTCTTTTGTGCTTCGATTGTTGttgaaggaaggagaggaaggattAGAGAAGCTACTGACCCAGAAGTTCGGATCAATGACTGCAAATCAGAATTGAATCAAGTTAATCACTGTGAGCAAATATAGATTTCAGAGTTCTGGAAATCAACTTTGAATATTCTCTTTATCTTCCAAAGAAAAAGATAACTCAGACAAGGATTCCTAGTGAAATCCAAAAAACTTAAACTACTCTCTTATCATTAGCTAGCTTTCACGTAAAATTCAAATAACATAAATAGCCctaaacaaaaacagaatttcACTAAATACCCCTATTGAACCAAAATTCAGGTTTGGACCCGGTTCTTCTTGATCTGGACTTCTAGACTGGGTCACGCTGGTCTAACCAAGTATATGTTACCGCATCACTTGTACTGCACTGACAGTACATAAGTAACAAAGCAAAGGCACCAATAAGCCAGCAACACAAGACAGGTCAATGCACTCCATCTTTTAACTGTACAAGTGAATGATATCAGAGGGATTGAACagtaagttaaaaaaaaataactgaaAATATATacgagggaaaaaaaagaagtaacaaTTGAATCAAATTCAACCATCACAACAAAGGAAATAAAGTTCAAATTTTTGCCTTTCTAAGATGATGCAAAAGAATATAGACCACAGAGGTTATTAACATCCAGGAATTGAATTCGGCCATTTAAATCTGAAAGGGAACATCATATAGTGACTGCAACACTTATCAGGGGGCCTCACAATTAATCCACTGATAGAGAAATCTTATGATCTACTCCTGCATTAAAGTTTCTAATACCTCTCTAATGATGTAACCTCAGATTGAAGTTGCACAGCTCTATCCTTAGCATCATCCAAGGGCATTGACAACCCTAATTTGTGTTCACTATCTTGAAGCCGTTGCCTCAGCTCTTTATCCTATAACTCAGAATTCACAAAAACAGAAAGATGAAATGACATGACATGCCAACAAAGTAAAGcaggaaacagaaagaaaatataGACAATAATCTCACCCGTCTTTCAGCACACTGTTTGTACAACGCAATCTCATCTTGACAGAATGGTTCGATGTCATTGATCTGCAAGCCTAAAGCATAATCAAATAATCACTTCTCCAATGAAATGAATAATTCTATAGGAGAAAGATGAAGATCCAGAAGCCAGACAGTAATAGAACTACTGCAGATGAATCATAATCCAATGTTAATTggattaatggattttattacCACAATCAATCCACACTTCTGAATTCTTTCATATCATTATTCATTAGAAATCATGCTATAAATGACTGGTAAGAAATAAATGTGCAGGGTAATTTTTAAGTAGTAGCTTGAATCTAAACACCTTATGTTATTCATACATATAATTTTCCATCTATAGAATGAATTTATTGTCCCCTTGCCTGCACCTTAGTTTGCTTGTATCTTAATAATTGTCACCATTCAGACTATCTGGCAGTAATATTTATTACAAACAATAAGGCAACAATTTTAGCAATCAGTTATCAAAGTAACACTTACATAGAAATATATTCCTCAAAACTCCATCGCATAAATCAACACCTGCCAGGACATGAGATGCAATTTCAGGAGGGATGAGAGGTGATGGTGGCCCCATCATTAGGTCATCACCAACCAGGATGGTTTCCTCCATTGTAGGCTCAGAATCAACTGATGACAGAAAAAATGTACTATTTAATTAAGTAATCACAAGGAATATTATTTAGATACGATTGACATAAAAATATAACACATCAAAATACAATGAAATACACTAAAACATAGGGAAATTTAAATATCAGATAATGAGATGAAAGTACAAAGATTTTCTGCTATGAGATTAACTgtatacaaaagaaaatttaaaaaacaaaaaacccacaaaaataaAGGCTCTTATTTAGTACAACCTGTTTAATGACAACTCTAATCCAAGATCCTCCAAGAGGCATCAAAAAAGTCATTTAACGCCCCTTCATGGCTATATGGGTACAAACCTGTGCATAAAAATGCAGGCGATTGGACACTCAACTACCTCGCAGCTCACCGCACCGAGAGAATgagctctcccccccccccgtTCCACTTCCCGCCTCCTCCCACCTCCCCAACCCCTGCCGGGACTAAGCCTTGGTCCTCTCTCTTCACTTCATCTTCTAGCTCTAGTTCTGGGCTCTCTATCCATTATGTCAAACCATCCACCGATGGCTCCTCAACGTTTGCTCTCTGCCCCCAATAACCTCCTCTCTCCTGAAATTTCCAAATGGAAAACTTGTCTGGTTGGCCACTTTCTTGGTTCTAGACTGTCTTTCAACATTGTAAAAGCTTCACTCACCAAACAATGGAAAGCTCAAGGTTCTCTGGATATTTTTCTCCTTGACAATGGTGTGTTCATATTCAAGTTATTCTCTGATGAAGCTAAAGCCTGTGCTCTTGATGGGGCTCCTTGGCTTGTCGATTCTAAGCCAATCTTCCTCCGCCAGTGGGATCCTTACATGCAACTCCATAAGGCCGACTTCAGCTCCATCCCCCTTGGATTGCTCTGCCTGGTCTCCTTCTCCATTACTGGAGTCAAGACTGCCTTAGTAGGATTGGCTCAGTCATTGGCTTCACCCTTTACTC
The nucleotide sequence above comes from Telopea speciosissima isolate NSW1024214 ecotype Mountain lineage chromosome 3, Tspe_v1, whole genome shotgun sequence. Encoded proteins:
- the LOC122653535 gene encoding uncharacterized protein LOC122653535 produces the protein MPAGLSLCVTHSKFLYSSKSQRLIGAEAIMDVDSEPTMEETILVGDDLMMGPPSPLIPPEIASHVLAGVDLCDGVLRNIFLCLQINDIEPFCQDEIALYKQCAERRDKELRQRLQDSEHKLGLSMPLDDAKDRAVQLQSEVTSLERRLILASGMEGMEGFRQRWSLHGRVEDTKKRLESLKNGIENRKKEEPVGNSGTKRWFFW